One genomic region from Leifsonia sp. Root1293 encodes:
- a CDS encoding DNA polymerase Y family protein has translation MTSATVSERSGAAASGTASSALGRTIVVWLPDWPVTAAMRAGGIAADAPVALIEHGLVYASSAAARSDGVMRGLKVREAQARCTGLTVLPYDPLHDARAFEPVLARLEQATPGVQLIRPGTAAIRARGPARYYGGEERTGAALLATLAAAGLADARVGVADGPFAAEQAARHSGPERIRLVDAGGSAAFLADFPVGILVDDRLAVLLRRLGVHRLGDFAALPAVDVQRRFGAVGAHAHAIAGGYDGRVVVARTPPRDFDAVIEFEPALDRIDQVTFGVRAAIDTFIDTLTQAKLVCTGVRIEVRAESGELSERSWLHPRWFSASDVVDRVRWQLQGGGSVDSGLNSAIASVRVRPERVDGTDNHEEGLWGSGPDERVHHGLTRVQSMLGHEGVVTAVIGGGRLLSERQILVPWGDRAPDDRVRSAERPWPGSLPELAPSTVFREQHPVRVLTEAGEAVDVDERGMLTGVPHAFSATAGPGEQRRPGELKRVVAWAGPWPVVERWWDAAASRRVHRMQLVDDAGDAWLVMLDGGSWQAEARYD, from the coding sequence ATGACCTCGGCAACGGTGTCGGAACGTTCCGGTGCTGCGGCATCCGGAACCGCATCCTCCGCCCTCGGTCGCACCATCGTGGTGTGGCTGCCCGACTGGCCCGTGACCGCTGCCATGCGCGCCGGTGGGATCGCCGCCGATGCTCCCGTCGCCCTCATCGAGCACGGACTGGTCTACGCCAGCTCGGCCGCCGCCCGCAGCGACGGTGTGATGCGCGGACTCAAGGTGCGCGAGGCCCAGGCACGCTGCACAGGGCTCACCGTGCTGCCCTACGATCCGCTGCACGACGCCAGGGCGTTCGAGCCCGTGCTCGCCCGCCTCGAGCAGGCGACACCGGGCGTGCAGCTCATCCGCCCGGGCACCGCCGCCATCAGGGCTCGCGGCCCGGCGCGCTACTACGGCGGAGAGGAGCGCACCGGCGCAGCCCTGCTCGCCACGCTCGCCGCTGCCGGACTCGCCGACGCCAGGGTGGGCGTGGCCGACGGCCCGTTCGCTGCGGAACAGGCCGCACGCCACAGCGGCCCGGAGCGGATACGGCTCGTCGACGCCGGCGGCTCGGCGGCCTTCCTGGCCGACTTCCCCGTCGGCATCCTCGTCGACGACAGGCTCGCCGTGCTCCTGCGCCGGCTCGGCGTGCACAGGCTCGGCGACTTCGCCGCACTGCCGGCCGTCGACGTGCAGCGCCGCTTCGGGGCCGTCGGCGCCCACGCCCACGCCATCGCCGGAGGCTACGACGGCCGCGTGGTGGTCGCCCGCACACCGCCGCGCGACTTCGACGCCGTCATCGAGTTCGAACCGGCCCTCGATCGCATCGACCAGGTCACCTTCGGCGTGCGTGCCGCCATCGACACCTTCATCGACACCCTCACCCAGGCGAAGCTGGTCTGCACGGGCGTGCGCATCGAGGTGCGCGCGGAGTCCGGCGAGTTGTCGGAGCGCAGCTGGTTGCACCCGCGCTGGTTCAGCGCCTCCGACGTCGTCGACAGGGTGCGCTGGCAGTTGCAGGGCGGCGGGTCCGTCGACAGCGGCTTGAACTCGGCCATCGCGAGCGTGCGGGTGCGCCCGGAGCGGGTCGACGGCACGGACAATCACGAGGAGGGGCTCTGGGGCTCCGGCCCGGACGAGCGCGTGCACCACGGTCTCACCAGGGTGCAGAGCATGCTCGGCCACGAGGGGGTCGTGACGGCTGTCATCGGGGGCGGCAGGCTGCTGTCAGAACGCCAGATCCTGGTGCCGTGGGGCGACCGCGCACCAGACGACCGCGTGCGGTCGGCCGAACGGCCCTGGCCGGGCAGCCTGCCGGAACTCGCGCCGTCGACGGTGTTCCGCGAGCAGCATCCGGTGAGGGTGCTGACCGAGGCGGGCGAGGCCGTCGACGTCGACGAGCGCGGCATGCTCACCGGCGTCCCCCACGCGTTCTCGGCCACGGCCGGCCCGGGTGAGCAGCGTCGTCCGGGTGAGCTGAAACGAGTCGTGGCGTGGGCGGGTCCCTGGCCTGTCGTCGAGCGGTGGTGGGATGCCGCGGCCAGCCGTCGCGTGCATCGGATGCAGCTCGTCGACGACGCCGGCGACGCCTGGCTCGTGATGCTCGACGGCGGCAGCTGGCAGGCAGAGGCTCGGTACGACTGA
- a CDS encoding error-prone DNA polymerase — translation MGFNNPPIPWSELERTLSSSRRPGTPAGDGGDSPAWSHKRQPYRPRPLEPASTEPIVPYAELHVHSTFSFLDGASPPEQLLEEAKRLGLVGIGITDHDGLYGVVRLAETAESHPEVKTIFGAELSLDLTMPQNGIADPEGSHLLVLARREEGYHRLAGAITTAQLAGAEKGRPSYDLEQLAGQADGHWLVLTGCRKGLVRQALATSGPEAAAAELARLVDLFGHDNVAVEVFDHGHPEDSSINDELARLAASAGLPVVATNAVHYATPSEHRLASALAAVRARRSLDEMDGWLPAADGAHLRSGAEMAVRFARFPGAVERTVQYADELAFTLRSARPRLPKQEVPEGHTPMSWLRELVWRGAAEKYPGIPPSVRERLEKELDVIELKDFPGYFLIVHDIVQEARRLGILCQGRGSAANSAVCFTLDITAVDSIFYGLPFERFLSSLREEEPDIDVDFDSDRREEVIQYVYRKYGRLNAAQVANVISYRPKAAVRDMAKALGFSGGQQDAWSKQVERWGAEITSGDHDIPDSVIELAGQVLTFPRHLGIHSGGMVLTDRPVGEVCPIEHARKENRTVLQWDKDDCAWMGLVKFDLLGLGMLAALQYTFDIARDVIGEEWTLATIPKEEPAVYDMLCRADSIGVFQVESRAQMGTLPRLLPRCFYDLVVEIALIRPGPVQGGAVHPYIRRRTGEEKVTYLHPKLEPVLERTLGVPLFQEQLMQMAMAVGGCTAEDADRLRRAMGSKRGIEKISTLKATLYQGMAENGIDEETADVIYAKIEAFANFGFAESHSISFGLLVYASSWFKLHYPAAFLAALLRAQPMGFYSPQTLTADARRHGVEVRRPDILLSGANAVLEPLTPGTDAGPTGRDSCIAAAQPPVGKFDRSGPDESEAHRRDGAFAVRLGLAEVGGIGLALAERIVTERETYGAYRSMADLSRRIGLNTEQLEALAAAGAFSGLGLERREALWSAGDAAQDRASFLEGSVVVLQPPLLPMLSEVEQVVYDLWSTGISPDDHPIRHVRDALSARGARAIDTLRTAESGRRIEVGGVVTHRQRPATAGGITFMNIEDETGTLNVIAGVGVWTRYRRIAREAPAMIIRGILERSDEGVINLVADKFEPLAVAVHGRSRDFR, via the coding sequence ATGGGCTTCAACAATCCCCCGATCCCGTGGTCGGAACTCGAACGCACCCTCTCCTCCAGCCGTCGGCCCGGCACGCCTGCCGGCGACGGGGGCGACAGTCCGGCGTGGTCGCACAAACGGCAGCCGTACCGGCCGCGTCCGCTCGAGCCGGCCAGTACCGAGCCGATCGTGCCGTACGCCGAGCTGCACGTGCACTCCACCTTCAGCTTCCTCGACGGCGCGAGCCCACCCGAGCAGCTGCTCGAGGAGGCCAAGCGACTGGGGCTCGTCGGCATCGGCATCACCGACCACGACGGCCTCTACGGAGTGGTGCGCCTGGCCGAGACCGCCGAGAGCCACCCCGAGGTCAAGACGATCTTCGGAGCCGAGCTCTCCCTCGACCTCACCATGCCGCAGAACGGCATCGCCGATCCTGAAGGCAGCCACCTGCTGGTGCTGGCCCGCCGCGAGGAGGGCTACCACCGCCTCGCCGGGGCCATCACGACGGCCCAGCTCGCCGGCGCCGAGAAGGGCAGACCGAGCTACGACCTCGAGCAGCTGGCCGGGCAGGCCGACGGCCACTGGCTGGTGCTCACAGGATGCCGCAAGGGCCTGGTGCGCCAGGCCCTGGCCACGAGCGGTCCCGAGGCGGCAGCCGCCGAGCTGGCCAGGCTGGTCGACCTGTTCGGCCACGACAACGTCGCTGTGGAGGTGTTCGACCACGGCCACCCTGAAGACAGCTCGATCAATGACGAGCTCGCTCGGCTGGCGGCATCCGCAGGCCTGCCCGTCGTCGCCACGAATGCCGTGCACTATGCGACACCGTCGGAGCACAGGCTGGCGAGTGCCCTCGCGGCGGTGCGGGCCCGGCGCAGCCTCGACGAGATGGACGGCTGGCTGCCCGCGGCCGACGGCGCGCACCTCCGCAGCGGCGCCGAGATGGCCGTGCGCTTCGCTCGCTTCCCCGGCGCCGTCGAGCGCACGGTGCAGTACGCCGACGAGCTGGCCTTCACCCTGCGGAGCGCCCGGCCGCGGCTGCCGAAGCAGGAGGTTCCCGAAGGCCACACCCCCATGAGCTGGCTGCGCGAGCTGGTCTGGCGCGGCGCCGCCGAGAAGTACCCGGGCATCCCGCCGAGCGTGCGCGAGCGCCTCGAGAAGGAGCTCGACGTGATCGAGCTGAAGGACTTCCCCGGCTACTTCCTCATCGTGCACGACATCGTGCAGGAGGCACGCAGGCTCGGCATCCTCTGCCAGGGGCGCGGGTCGGCCGCGAACTCCGCCGTGTGCTTCACCCTCGACATCACGGCCGTCGACTCGATCTTCTACGGACTGCCGTTCGAGAGGTTCCTCTCGAGCCTGCGCGAGGAGGAGCCCGACATCGACGTCGACTTCGACTCCGACCGGCGCGAGGAGGTCATCCAGTACGTGTACCGCAAGTACGGCAGGCTGAACGCGGCCCAGGTCGCCAACGTGATCAGCTACCGCCCCAAGGCAGCCGTTCGCGACATGGCGAAGGCCCTGGGCTTCAGCGGCGGCCAGCAGGACGCCTGGTCGAAGCAGGTGGAGCGCTGGGGTGCCGAGATCACCAGCGGCGACCATGACATCCCCGACTCCGTGATCGAGCTGGCCGGTCAGGTGCTCACCTTCCCGCGGCACCTCGGCATCCATTCGGGCGGCATGGTGCTCACGGATCGGCCCGTCGGCGAGGTGTGCCCCATCGAACACGCCCGCAAGGAGAACCGCACGGTGCTGCAGTGGGACAAGGACGACTGCGCCTGGATGGGACTCGTCAAGTTCGACCTGCTCGGCCTCGGCATGCTCGCCGCGCTGCAGTACACCTTCGACATCGCCCGCGACGTGATCGGCGAGGAGTGGACGCTGGCGACCATCCCCAAGGAGGAGCCGGCCGTCTACGACATGCTCTGCCGCGCCGACTCCATCGGCGTGTTCCAGGTCGAGAGCCGCGCCCAGATGGGAACGCTCCCCCGGCTGCTGCCGCGCTGCTTCTACGACCTCGTCGTGGAGATCGCGCTCATCCGTCCCGGTCCGGTGCAGGGCGGCGCCGTGCATCCGTACATCCGGCGCCGCACCGGAGAGGAGAAGGTGACCTACCTGCATCCGAAGCTCGAGCCCGTTCTCGAACGCACCCTCGGTGTTCCCCTGTTCCAGGAGCAGCTCATGCAGATGGCGATGGCCGTTGGCGGATGCACGGCTGAGGACGCCGACAGGCTCCGGCGTGCCATGGGTTCGAAGCGCGGCATCGAGAAGATCTCGACGTTGAAGGCAACGCTCTACCAGGGCATGGCCGAGAACGGCATCGACGAGGAGACGGCCGATGTCATCTACGCGAAGATCGAGGCCTTCGCGAACTTCGGGTTCGCCGAGAGCCACTCCATCAGCTTCGGGCTGCTCGTCTACGCCAGCTCCTGGTTCAAGCTGCACTACCCGGCTGCGTTCCTCGCCGCCCTGCTGCGCGCCCAGCCCATGGGTTTCTACTCGCCGCAGACCCTCACGGCCGATGCCAGGAGGCACGGCGTCGAGGTGCGTCGCCCCGACATCCTGCTCTCGGGGGCGAATGCCGTGCTGGAGCCGCTCACTCCGGGAACGGATGCCGGCCCCACCGGCCGCGACTCCTGCATCGCCGCCGCCCAGCCACCCGTCGGAAAGTTCGACCGGAGCGGGCCTGACGAATCGGAGGCGCACCGTCGCGACGGCGCCTTCGCCGTGCGCCTCGGGCTCGCCGAGGTCGGCGGCATCGGCCTGGCCCTGGCCGAGCGCATCGTCACAGAACGCGAGACCTACGGTGCGTATCGGAGCATGGCCGACCTGTCGCGGCGCATCGGCCTGAACACCGAACAGCTCGAGGCCCTGGCCGCCGCCGGGGCGTTCAGCGGGCTGGGACTCGAACGCCGCGAGGCGCTGTGGAGCGCCGGGGACGCCGCCCAGGATCGCGCGAGCTTCCTCGAGGGCTCTGTCGTGGTGCTGCAGCCCCCGCTGCTGCCGATGCTGAGCGAGGTCGAGCAGGTGGTCTACGACCTGTGGTCGACGGGAATCTCCCCCGACGACCATCCCATCAGGCACGTGCGCGATGCGCTCTCTGCGCGGGGCGCTCGTGCCATCGACACCCTGCGCACCGCCGAGTCGGGCCGGCGCATCGAGGTGGGCGGCGTCGTCACCCACCGCCAGCGCCCGGCGACGGCCGGCGGCATCACCTTCATGAACATCGAGGACGAGACCGGCACCCTCAACGTCATCGCCGGAGTCGGCGTCTGGACCCGGTATCGGCGCATCGCCCGCGAGGCTCCGGCCATGATCATCCGCGGCATCCTGGAGCGCAGCGATGAGGGTGTGATCAACCTGGTCGCCGACAAGTTCGAGCCACTCGCCGTCGCGGTGCACGGCCGCTCGCGCGACTTCCGTTAG
- a CDS encoding DUF3097 domain-containing protein — protein sequence MSSDRYSQDVLAGDWRSAGRKVIPQQEAVRDLVIEEVATGFCGAIIGLEKGIVTLEDRFGKHRLFPLGPGFLLDGAPVVLVAPKAKQPAGRMRTASGSFAVANTPARVALPSRIFVEGRHDAELVEKVWGADLRVEGVVVEYLEGVDDLDAIVRDFSPTPDRRIGVLVDHLVPGSKESRIAEAVQRGPHGRNVLVVGHPYIDIWAAVKPARVGLEAWPQIPRSIEWKHGICQALGWPHAEQADIARAWQRILGQVRTFADLEPALLGRVEQLIDFVTEPTSAV from the coding sequence GTGAGTTCAGATCGATACAGCCAGGACGTGCTCGCCGGCGACTGGCGATCAGCAGGGCGCAAGGTGATTCCCCAGCAGGAGGCCGTTCGCGACCTCGTGATCGAGGAGGTGGCGACGGGGTTCTGCGGCGCCATCATCGGGCTCGAGAAGGGCATCGTCACCCTCGAGGACCGCTTCGGCAAGCACCGGCTCTTCCCCCTCGGCCCCGGCTTCCTGCTCGATGGTGCTCCCGTCGTTCTCGTGGCCCCGAAGGCGAAACAGCCGGCCGGCCGGATGCGCACGGCATCCGGATCGTTCGCCGTCGCGAACACCCCGGCGCGCGTGGCACTCCCGAGCCGCATCTTCGTCGAGGGCCGGCACGATGCCGAGCTTGTCGAGAAGGTCTGGGGAGCCGACCTGCGCGTCGAAGGCGTCGTGGTGGAGTACCTCGAGGGTGTGGACGACCTCGACGCGATCGTGCGCGACTTCTCCCCCACCCCCGACCGCCGTATCGGCGTGCTCGTCGATCACCTGGTCCCGGGCTCCAAGGAGAGCCGCATCGCCGAGGCCGTTCAGCGCGGACCGCACGGACGGAACGTGCTCGTGGTGGGGCATCCGTACATCGACATCTGGGCCGCCGTGAAGCCGGCGAGAGTCGGGCTCGAGGCCTGGCCGCAGATTCCGCGTTCCATCGAGTGGAAGCACGGAATCTGCCAGGCACTCGGATGGCCGCACGCGGAGCAGGCCGACATCGCTCGCGCCTGGCAGCGGATCCTGGGGCAGGTGCGCACGTTCGCCGACCTGGAGCCCGCGTTGCTCGGACGGGTCGAGCAGCTCATCGACTTCGTGACGGAGCCGACGTCGGCCGTCTGA